In Streptomyces durocortorensis, a genomic segment contains:
- a CDS encoding M4 family metallopeptidase has translation MRSTPSRRATATGALIAAAALIAVAVPSGVASAGPASAPAGGITAGTKADPAALPVKLSPAQRAELLSEANGTKAATAKELGLGPTEKLVVRDVVQDRDGTTHTRYERTLGGLPVLGGDLVVKESAAGATEGVSKASNATSAQLKAVGLAADVAPATAEKQALGAAKAEGSKATEAEKAPRKVVWLGGGSPKLAYETVVGGLQHDGTPNELHVITDAASGEKLYEWQAVHNGTGNTQYSGQVTLGTAPSYTLTDTTRGNHKTYNLNRGSSGTGTLFSGPDDVWGDGTPQNAETAGADAHYGAALTWDYFKNVHGRSGIRGDGVGAYSRVHYGNNYVNAFWQDSCFCMTYGDGDGNAKPLTSIDVAAHEMTHGLTSNTAGLRYSGESGGLNEATSDIFAAAVEFHANNSEDQGDYLVGEKIDIRGNGTPLRYMDKPSRDGNSKDYWYSGIGNVDVHYSSGPANHWYYLLSEGSGAKTINGVSYDSPTSDGLPVTGIGRDKASLIWFKALTTKFTSTTNYAAARTGTLAVASELYGATSPEYAAVAHAWAGINVGDRPGGGDPDPGDKVFENDTVVNIPDAGAAVTSSVNVTGIAGNAPSDLKVGVNISHTWRGDLVIDLVAPDGGTFRLKNTSSGDSADNVVETYTVNASSKVANGEWKLRVQDRARYDIGRINSFKLTF, from the coding sequence GTGAGATCCACGCCCAGCCGTCGCGCCACCGCGACCGGCGCTCTGATAGCCGCAGCAGCCCTGATAGCCGTCGCCGTCCCGTCCGGAGTCGCCTCCGCGGGCCCCGCCTCGGCCCCCGCCGGCGGGATCACCGCGGGCACGAAGGCCGATCCGGCCGCCCTGCCCGTCAAGCTGTCCCCCGCCCAGCGCGCCGAGCTCCTCAGTGAGGCCAACGGCACCAAGGCGGCCACCGCCAAGGAACTCGGCCTCGGGCCCACCGAGAAGCTCGTGGTCCGCGATGTCGTCCAGGACCGGGACGGCACCACGCACACCCGCTACGAGCGCACCCTCGGCGGGCTCCCCGTCCTCGGCGGCGACCTCGTGGTGAAGGAGTCCGCGGCCGGGGCGACCGAGGGCGTCAGCAAGGCGTCGAACGCGACCTCCGCGCAGCTGAAGGCCGTCGGCCTCGCCGCCGACGTGGCCCCGGCCACCGCGGAGAAGCAGGCGCTCGGCGCGGCGAAGGCCGAGGGCTCCAAGGCGACGGAGGCGGAGAAGGCGCCGCGCAAGGTGGTCTGGCTGGGCGGCGGCTCCCCGAAGCTCGCGTACGAGACCGTGGTCGGCGGACTCCAGCACGACGGCACCCCGAACGAGCTCCACGTGATCACCGACGCCGCCTCCGGCGAGAAGCTCTACGAGTGGCAGGCCGTCCACAACGGCACCGGCAACACCCAGTACAGCGGCCAGGTGACGCTGGGCACGGCGCCCTCGTACACCCTGACCGACACCACGCGCGGCAACCACAAGACGTACAACCTCAACCGGGGCAGCTCCGGCACCGGGACCCTGTTCTCCGGGCCGGACGACGTCTGGGGCGACGGCACCCCGCAGAACGCCGAGACCGCGGGCGCCGACGCCCACTACGGGGCCGCGCTCACCTGGGACTACTTCAAGAACGTGCACGGCCGCAGCGGCATCCGGGGCGACGGCGTCGGCGCGTACTCCCGCGTCCACTACGGCAACAACTACGTCAACGCCTTCTGGCAGGACAGCTGCTTCTGCATGACGTACGGCGACGGCGACGGCAACGCCAAACCGCTGACCTCCATCGACGTGGCCGCCCACGAGATGACCCACGGCCTCACCTCGAACACGGCGGGCCTCCGCTACAGCGGTGAGTCCGGCGGCCTCAACGAGGCGACGTCCGACATCTTCGCCGCCGCCGTCGAGTTCCACGCGAACAACTCCGAGGACCAGGGCGACTACCTGGTCGGCGAGAAGATCGACATCCGCGGCAACGGCACCCCGCTGCGCTACATGGACAAGCCGAGCCGGGACGGCAACTCCAAGGACTACTGGTACTCCGGCATCGGCAACGTCGACGTGCACTACTCGTCGGGCCCGGCCAACCACTGGTACTACCTGCTCTCCGAGGGCAGCGGCGCCAAGACGATCAACGGTGTCAGCTACGACTCCCCGACCTCCGACGGGCTGCCGGTCACCGGCATCGGCCGGGACAAGGCGTCGCTGATCTGGTTCAAGGCGCTCACCACCAAGTTCACCTCGACCACGAACTACGCCGCCGCCCGCACCGGCACGCTCGCGGTCGCCAGTGAGCTGTACGGGGCCACCAGCCCCGAGTACGCGGCCGTGGCGCACGCCTGGGCCGGCATCAACGTGGGCGACCGCCCCGGCGGCGGCGACCCCGACCCGGGCGACAAGGTCTTCGAGAACGACACCGTCGTGAACATCCCGGACGCGGGCGCGGCCGTCACCAGCTCGGTCAACGTCACCGGCATCGCGGGCAACGCCCCGAGCGACCTCAAGGTCGGCGTGAACATCAGCCACACCTGGCGCGGTGACCTGGTCATCGACCTGGTGGCCCCGGACGGCGGCACCTTCCGCCTGAAGAACACCTCCTCCGGCGACTCCGCGGACAACGTGGTGGAGACCTACACGGTCAACGCCTCGTCCAAGGTGGCCAACGGGGAGTGGAAGCTGAGGGTCCAGGACCGCGCCCGGTACGACATCGGTCGGATCAACAGCTTCAAGCTCACCTTCTGA
- a CDS encoding ABC transporter ATP-binding protein translates to MPEKPAEHTERSAVRSLLRLWPYVRPVRVRLFTAAFVAILASCLGLVIPLVLKWMVDGPVADRDPGGVWLGALYLLLLGIAEALLFGFRRWLVARPLAAVEASMRADLFRHLQRLPVAFHDRWASGQLLSRGTTDLMLLRMFLAFPLTFLLVNATTILVGFVLLFAQDWTLGLVLLAPAVPLMILCSLFETKYSVVARRAQDQVGDLTTVVEESVLGIRIVKGFGRHRSQARAFRALSHRLRTTELGKARLLAGIWALITAIPELAIGAALVLGTIQVADGSLSAGTLVAFLSTALALRWPVESIGFLLAMSQESATATDRYFEVMDVAEEPGAVAARDDARPTAPGLVFEGVEFRYPDADPESPPVLARIDLQVRPGETMALVGGTGSGKTTLTALVPRLYEVTGGRITLDGEDIATMERSRLRELVSVAFEEPTLFSATVGENVRMGAAGADEEQVRRALSVAQADFVHDLPLGLDTEVGEQGLSLSGGQRQRLALARAVVGEPRFLVLDDPLSALDVHTETLVEAALRRVLERTTAVVVAHRPSTVMLADRVALLSGGRIAAVGTHQELLRGNAEYAWLMSGAEPGGAGDAAGRGEDTRAAGAARARRPRGPAPGQRAPAEPGSAPAQQVPAEEGSAR, encoded by the coding sequence ATGCCCGAAAAGCCTGCAGAGCACACGGAACGGTCCGCCGTGCGCTCCCTCCTGCGCCTGTGGCCCTATGTCCGACCCGTGCGGGTACGCCTGTTCACCGCCGCTTTCGTGGCGATCCTGGCGTCCTGTCTGGGGCTGGTGATCCCGCTGGTCCTGAAGTGGATGGTGGACGGTCCGGTGGCCGACCGCGATCCGGGCGGGGTGTGGCTGGGGGCGCTGTATCTGCTGCTGCTCGGTATCGCGGAGGCGCTGCTGTTCGGGTTCCGGCGGTGGCTCGTGGCGCGTCCGCTGGCCGCGGTCGAGGCGTCGATGCGGGCGGATCTCTTCCGGCATCTGCAACGGCTGCCGGTCGCCTTCCACGACCGCTGGGCCTCGGGGCAGTTGCTGTCGCGCGGGACCACGGACCTGATGCTGCTGCGGATGTTCCTGGCGTTCCCGCTGACCTTCCTGCTCGTCAACGCGACGACGATCCTGGTCGGCTTCGTCCTGCTGTTCGCCCAGGACTGGACGCTGGGCCTGGTGCTGCTGGCGCCCGCCGTACCGCTGATGATCCTGTGCTCGCTGTTCGAGACGAAGTACTCGGTGGTCGCGCGCCGCGCCCAGGACCAGGTCGGCGACCTCACCACGGTCGTCGAGGAGAGCGTGCTCGGCATCCGCATCGTCAAGGGCTTCGGCCGCCATCGCAGCCAGGCGCGCGCGTTCCGGGCGCTGTCGCATCGGCTGCGCACCACGGAGCTGGGCAAGGCGCGGCTGCTCGCCGGGATCTGGGCGCTGATCACCGCCATCCCGGAGCTGGCGATCGGGGCGGCGCTGGTGCTCGGCACGATCCAGGTGGCGGACGGCTCGCTGTCGGCGGGCACGCTGGTGGCGTTCCTCTCGACGGCGCTCGCGCTGCGCTGGCCGGTGGAGTCGATCGGCTTCCTGCTGGCGATGAGCCAGGAGTCGGCGACCGCGACGGACCGGTACTTCGAGGTGATGGACGTGGCGGAGGAGCCCGGGGCCGTCGCCGCCCGGGACGACGCGCGACCGACCGCCCCCGGGCTGGTCTTCGAGGGCGTCGAGTTCCGCTACCCGGACGCGGATCCCGAATCCCCGCCCGTGCTCGCCCGGATCGACCTCCAGGTGCGGCCCGGCGAGACGATGGCCCTGGTGGGCGGTACGGGCTCCGGCAAGACGACCCTCACCGCGCTGGTGCCCCGGCTGTACGAGGTGACCGGCGGGCGGATCACGCTGGACGGCGAGGACATCGCCACGATGGAACGCTCGCGGCTGCGGGAGCTGGTGTCGGTGGCCTTCGAGGAGCCGACGCTGTTCTCCGCCACGGTCGGCGAGAACGTCCGGATGGGTGCGGCCGGCGCGGACGAGGAGCAGGTGCGCCGGGCGCTCTCGGTGGCGCAGGCGGACTTCGTGCACGACCTGCCGCTGGGCCTGGACACGGAGGTCGGCGAGCAGGGCCTGAGCCTCTCCGGCGGCCAGCGCCAGCGCCTCGCCCTGGCCCGCGCGGTGGTCGGCGAGCCGCGTTTCCTGGTCCTGGACGACCCGCTCTCCGCGCTGGACGTGCACACGGAGACGCTGGTGGAGGCGGCGCTGCGGCGAGTCCTGGAGCGGACGACCGCGGTGGTCGTGGCGCACCGCCCGTCCACGGTGATGCTGGCGGACCGGGTGGCGCTGCTGTCCGGGGGCCGGATAGCCGCGGTCGGCACCCATCAGGAGCTGCTGCGCGGCAACGCGGAGTACGCCTGGCTGATGTCGGGCGCGGAACCGGGCGGCGCGGGGGATGCGGCGGGCCGGGGCGAGGACACCCGGGCCGCCGGTGCGGCCCGGGCCCGGCGTCCGCGCGGGCCCGCGCCTGGTCAGCGTGCCCCCGCAGAACCGGGGAGCGCCCCCGCCCAGCAGGTTCCCGCCGAGGAGGGCAGTGCCCGATGA
- a CDS encoding ABC transporter ATP-binding protein, which produces MTTTTDDASLPAAEDGPPKSPAAPVRQRADDAFDQDDLPSPPGATRSLLFSLLAPMRGRVAVAALLLVVQQAAMQAGPLLVAYAIDSGVPAFRDHDYGPLVAVAVGYALCSVGAGVLQYGFIRAAARINQDVLLDLRGRIFRHAQALSVDFHERYTSGRIISRSTTDVESLRELLSEGLQELIGVVLSFVSITVVLLWLDLGTGAIAALSFVPLYLMVRLYRRRASVAFAARSTAIAAVIVKFAETMNGIRPVQAFRRERSNDTAFTALNTRHERANGDAILELARYVVGSRLIANTAVAGMVLWGAYRVAEGTLALGVLAAAVLYLRRLYDPIDRLGMFLNSYESAAASLTKIAGLLAQTPTVPEAGDPKELPPRSGEHPGRDVTFDRVRFAYRTGGEVLPAFDLHIPAGRTVAVVGSTGAGKSTLAKLLARFYDPTEGRVLLDGVDLRDLDTAGLRRGVVMVTQEAFLFSGTVAENIAIGRPDATREEIEHAARAIGAHDFIAALPDGYDTDVRKRGGRISAGQRQLVAFARALLANPAVLILDEATSSLDIPGERAVQRAMDTVLHGRTAVVIAHRLSTVEIADRVLVMEHGRIVEDGTPAELIGGTGRFAGLHRTWRDSLV; this is translated from the coding sequence ATGACGACGACCACCGACGACGCTTCGCTCCCCGCGGCCGAGGACGGCCCGCCGAAGAGCCCGGCCGCGCCCGTACGGCAGCGCGCCGACGACGCGTTCGACCAGGACGACCTGCCCTCGCCGCCCGGTGCGACCCGGTCGCTGCTGTTCTCGCTGCTGGCCCCGATGCGCGGCCGGGTCGCGGTGGCGGCTCTGCTGCTGGTGGTCCAGCAGGCGGCGATGCAGGCGGGCCCGCTGCTGGTGGCGTACGCGATCGACAGCGGGGTTCCGGCGTTCCGGGACCACGACTACGGTCCGCTGGTCGCGGTCGCGGTCGGCTACGCGCTCTGCTCGGTGGGCGCGGGCGTGCTCCAGTACGGCTTCATCCGGGCCGCCGCCCGGATCAACCAGGACGTGCTGCTCGATCTGCGCGGCCGGATCTTCCGGCACGCGCAGGCGCTGAGCGTCGACTTCCACGAGCGCTACACCTCGGGCCGGATCATCTCGCGCTCCACCACGGACGTGGAGTCGCTGCGGGAGCTGCTGAGCGAGGGCCTCCAGGAACTGATCGGCGTGGTCCTCTCGTTCGTGTCGATCACAGTGGTGCTGCTCTGGCTGGACCTGGGGACCGGCGCGATCGCCGCGCTCTCCTTCGTACCGCTGTATCTGATGGTCCGGTTGTACCGGCGGCGGGCGTCCGTCGCGTTCGCGGCGCGGTCGACGGCGATCGCGGCGGTGATCGTGAAGTTCGCGGAGACGATGAACGGCATCCGCCCGGTCCAGGCGTTCCGCCGTGAGCGGAGCAACGACACCGCGTTCACGGCGCTGAACACCCGCCACGAGCGGGCGAACGGCGACGCGATCCTGGAGCTGGCCCGCTATGTCGTGGGCTCCCGGCTGATCGCGAACACCGCGGTGGCGGGCATGGTGCTGTGGGGCGCCTACCGGGTGGCCGAGGGGACGCTGGCGCTCGGGGTGCTGGCGGCGGCCGTGCTGTATCTGCGCCGGCTGTACGACCCGATCGACCGGCTCGGGATGTTCCTCAACTCCTACGAGTCGGCGGCCGCTTCGCTGACGAAGATCGCCGGTCTGCTGGCCCAGACTCCGACGGTCCCCGAGGCGGGCGACCCGAAGGAGCTGCCGCCCCGATCCGGCGAACACCCGGGCCGTGACGTGACGTTCGACCGGGTGCGGTTCGCCTACCGTACGGGCGGCGAGGTGCTGCCCGCCTTCGACCTGCACATCCCGGCGGGCCGTACGGTGGCGGTCGTCGGCTCCACCGGCGCGGGCAAGTCGACGCTCGCCAAGCTGCTGGCCCGCTTCTACGACCCTACCGAGGGCCGGGTCCTGCTCGACGGCGTGGACCTGCGTGACCTGGACACGGCGGGGCTGCGCCGGGGTGTGGTCATGGTGACGCAGGAGGCGTTCCTGTTCTCCGGGACGGTCGCGGAGAACATCGCGATCGGCCGACCGGACGCCACCCGCGAGGAGATCGAGCACGCCGCGAGGGCGATCGGCGCGCACGACTTCATCGCCGCCCTGCCCGACGGCTACGACACCGACGTACGCAAGCGGGGCGGGCGGATCTCGGCGGGCCAGCGGCAGTTGGTGGCCTTCGCCCGCGCCCTGCTGGCGAACCCGGCGGTACTGATCCTGGACGAGGCGACCAGCTCCCTGGACATTCCCGGCGAGCGGGCGGTGCAGCGGGCCATGGACACGGTGCTGCACGGCCGCACGGCGGTGGTGATCGCCCACCGGCTCTCCACGGTGGAGATCGCGGACCGGGTGCTGGTGATGGAGCACGGCCGGATCGTGGAGGACGGCACTCCCGCCGAACTGATCGGCGGTACGGGGCGGTTCGCGGGTCTGCACCGGACGTGGCGGGACAGCCTGGTCTGA